Part of the Citrus sinensis cultivar Valencia sweet orange chromosome 2, DVS_A1.0, whole genome shotgun sequence genome, atattttattattaattttgtaaaaaaaaattattttttatttataatatataaatttatgatatttataatcttatttattaaaatcatgatatttagttatttacttattcatttaataaattataaacgtaaataaataattaaataaatatcataaataaaattaaataacattatttatttaataaatatcataaataaaattatgatatttataattttatttattaaaatcatgatatttacttattcatttaataaattataaacataaaagattagaatatttatttaaactaagatttaatgatttaaattaatttttaaaagtctatgctaaaaaatatattaaaacatttaatttcaagatattgtactttaatttcataacattttatatttactttttgttaaaaaaatttacttaaatatattttggccCACGTGTTATTAATGGCTCACGGGCCGCGTGCTAGCCCACTAATGAACCGTGGTTATTACGTGCTTTTTCGCGTGCCGTGCTTTGGTCCATCTCTTATCGTGCCGTGCTTTAAAGCTCgcgtgcctaaaattctaagcCTGCCACGGCCCACGTGCGTGTCGTGCCATGACTCGTGCCTCACCGAAACGTGCTCGTACCGTACCGTACGAACACGTGCCGTGCCCGTACCGTACGAACACGTGCCGTGCCCGTGCCGTGCCACGTGCCACGTGCCGCCCAgcccattggccatctttAGTTCTACTTTTGTAAATCCAGTTGTACCACATGTTGGCATCGCACCTCTCTCGGTAACACAGGACATTCCCCAATATCAATTCGATTTGCAGCAAATTCTGATAGATTCTTTCCCCAACTCAACGGGAGAAAAACTCAGGGAAAGAAACACCCCTTCACAGATCTCACTTATTGTCTTAAAAACTCACCtccctttctctttttctctctcagaCACAACACACTCTCCTTGTTGTACTTTCAGGAACAATCAATCATTGCAtcccaaaattcaaaccaCATCCCCATGTAAGATCTCTCCAGTTCGTACAAAAttcacaataaaagaaaatgggatCCAATCAGTCCGTCCAAGTACTTGACGAAGATagcgaagaagaagaagacgaagAGGAAGAAGACGACAATGACAATCATAACACTACCGAATTACTAGACAATCAATTAGTGAAGAAAGTTCTAGAACAGGAACCCGAAATGTTGCCCTGCCACGCGTCCGCATCTCCCTTGTCCCCCCAGCTCTCCTCCCTGGGAACTCCGCGGCTGGGGCCGTCGATCAAGGTGTGGGACCCGTACAATGTCTTGGCGCCTCCTCTGACTCCACCCGCCTCAGTTCTGTCGCGGGGTTCGTTGGCGGACGAGGATCGGAATGTGACGGAGGTGTTTTTGGTCAGTCACGGGGAGTGTGAGTTGAATTTGAGACCGGATTTGGTCGGTGGGAGATGCCACGTGGCGAAACTGACGGCTAATGGGAAGAGGCAAGCTAGGGCATTGGCTGTTTTGTTGCATTCTCAAGGGGTTAGGTTTAATGCCGTTTATTCTTCGCCGTTGGATCGGGCTAGATCCATGGCGCTATCTGTTTGTCAGGTACTTTTGACTGAATTAGCTTCTGTTCTGGTTATGCTTATGGTGCATTTTAGAGAATTGATCCGTGTTTCTGggtttcatttaatttgttcttttaGTTGATTAAGCCTATAtatgatgaaattgtttttgggaAAGGGCTCATTAGGCCATAGAGTCACGAGTCACGGAAATGCTCCTCTGTCAAGGAGCTCCGGGGCTGGTCCTCGACTTTGAGAAGCCTGACATTGAAAGCACTTTCAAATAACTAGGAAATTTGCTTTCATGTTTACAGTATGGGCGAACACGTGAGCTGCATTGTGGACAAGCACTTGATAAGTATTTGTTTTTGGAGAATCACTTGATATATGCTTTATAGAAAAGCTCTTTCGCACGAAGAACCATGCTGAAATTCAACGAAAGTAGTCTTAGACAAACTGAAAGTATTGGTAATGAATGGGCACATTAAGATGTAGTATGTTCTAATCTGTGATTAGTTGGTCTTGGTTTGAATGtaacaattatttgaattgGAAGTAGAATCGattgtgaaaataaattaatatggaaTGATAGTTGAATGGTTGATTTACAAATCTTTATATGATGAAATCATGCAGGAAATGAATTTTGCAGAGGAGCAGATACAATCATTGGATGCACTTTTGGAGATGAGTCTGGGTCATTGGGAGGGATGCCTCAGATCAGAAATATACACGCCTGAACTTTTGAGCTTAATTGAAAGATACCAGCCTGATTTTGCTCCACCATCAGGAGAATCACTCAGGCAAGTAGAATTTCGGATGGTTCAATTCTTGAATGATACTGTCCTGGGACTTGCCGATAAATTGAGAGCAGATTTTTCTGCACATCATCAGAATGAGAGCCAAGGGTTCTTGCACAATTCTCATTCTCTAACTAACTCGGTTCATGACCGGGATGGGTCTTCTCTCCCTGCACCCCACTGGGACTTACTGCACAGGCATCGACAAGGTCTCACGAGGAAGAAGTCTGGTAAAAGTCGGTTACAGTTTGTGACAACTACTGGTGATCACGAGGTTGAAGATGAGATGTCTCCTCGGGATTCAAACCCTCAGAGTGACCTCCACGATCTAAGTGTCAGAAGCTCATCTTCTTCTATGAATATTATGACCTCATGTGTTGGTGTTTTTACTCATGCAGTGCCTATTAAGTGTCTGTTAACGGGCCTTCTAGGCTGCAGTCCAGTAATGGCACATAAGATCTGCATAGAAGATTCTTCAGTGACGGTATTACAGCATTCATGGAGAACAGGTTGGCAGATAAAAAGGTTAAATGACACTGCACATCTGAGGCTTCTCTAATTATAGAGTCCTCGCATCCTTCTGTGCAGTACCCTTGTTGAAGAATGAACTACTTGTTATTCACTAGAGGACGTCGTAATTTTGTCTTGTAGATTATACTCATGCTGCAGTGCATTTTTATCAGATGAATCGGTGATGCCTCGGCAACTTCTTGTagtttttgatatatttatttacagACTTACCGACTccaaagagagaaagaaactTCATTTGGCAGTCGGATCTTTGTATGCATAATTCTTTTGATTTGTAGCATTCACCACAGTTTTTATAATCGAGTGAAACATTATGCATTTcctttatttgaaaatcatgttTTTCAATTCAAGAAAGCTGACAAGCTTGTATTTCTTTATGATCTGTACAATTCAAATGGAGCTGTTTAAGGCATGCctgttatattttgattaaactTCGAGCATGAGCTGCAGAGTGCAAAGTACTAAATGTCAAGTGACCTGATGCTCACTCTTGTTATTCTTCAAttagtttatataattaactTCATGAAACTAGGCTAGAGGAATAGGGACCAGAGAGAGACAAGTTCATTTTGGAGTACCATGTAATTTTGCCTCTTTTATCTTTCTGAATCTCTTGTACACAGAGAATGGATTAGTGGAAGGTGATGAAGTGAGAATGTGACAGGAGCACTACATGAATGAAACTACACATGCTTCTTATGTGGCTGAACTTTTTACAGGTAGCATGGTTCACACGGAAAGAGtgtaagaaaacaaaaaaggagaGGCGTCTTCGCTCTTTGGTTAAAAAACCAAAGCCTTCAGCATGTGAAAAGGAGACATCCTGTGCAGCATTATGTAGATGCATTGCCACTTGTAGTATAGGGTACAGTACACTTCATCTCACAGCAGTCACGTAGAAAAGCATCTTTTCATCTTTTGACAACACGAGACAAATCAAGCAAGACAAAGAGGTAATAAACATGCGCACATCAGCGCAAATTAAAAGTGCCACTGTCCATCCCGTGATACGCAACAGACAAGACATACCCCATaccttttctttcaaaaattcaCTATATTTATCCCTCTGGCTCCACCTGATAAAATCACCAATGGCTTCTACTGTCTCCGGGTCATCTGCTATTCTCCTCACTGTCATCTTCTTTCTTAATCTGCATTTCCTATGTTCAATCAGTGAGCCCGTAATCTCGGCTTCTCCTGCTATTTTGCCGTACGTGAATGCTCCAGATATGTCATCATTCTTCCCTTCTCCGACTTCCCAAAATTCAGAGGCATTTGCACCGGCTCCTAGCTCGGGCGAGTTTATCGGAAAGAGTTCCTCCTGTGCCGCTAAGTCTGATGGTGGCCTTGCAATTATTGCTGTGAGAATTTGTACTGTGTTTGTTATGATTTTAGCTCTCTGTTGATTACGCACTCAGTTGTACCAAATAACCCATGCCGTTTTAAAACCATATTATATACTTCGCAAGAGGGCTGATGTTGCTTCATGCCCTCCGTCCgatgaatattattattaagccTTGATGCCTTCAGACTCCACGGAGCataacttaattttgaaagatctTTTGACAcgtgtatatttttatttattactatcAATATTTACTTAATATTACGTAAAGCGATACTGTTTGCTGAAATCTTCAAGGGTGCAATATTTTCAAGCCAAGGGAAAATTTTCCcacattaataatttagtaatagtttatattgtaatatttctatcattaaaaaaaataaaaataaaggtttaataaatattacagaaatatatttttatatatgttattaCCCAACATaataaatcccaaaagaaGAACAAATGAAGCTTTCGAAGTCTAGTTCCGTTTCAAGCGTAGTCTCTAACGTCGACAAGCACTCAACAAACACAAATCTAACAACGTTGTTCAACAAGTACGTAGACAAGAACAATGTCTTTTCTTGGAACTCGGTCATTGCCGATTTGGCTCGAGGCGGCGACTCAGTGGAAGCCCTTCGCGCATTTTCTTCAATGCGCAAGCTCTCTCTTACGCCAACCCGCTCAACTTTCCCGTGTGCTATCAAATCTTGCTCTGCTTTGCACGACCTTCACTCGGGCAAACAAGCCCACCAACAAGCTTTCATCTTCGGCTTTCACCGAGACGTCTTCGTCTCGTCAGCTCTTATCGATATGTACTCGAAATGCGGCGAGTTAAGCGATGCTAGAAAACTATTCGATGAAATTCCACAGAGAATTAGAAATATTGTTTCGTGGACGTCGATGCTTACTGGGTATGTCCAAAACGACAATGCCCGCGAAGCTTTATTGCTTTTTAAGGAGTTCTTACTTGAGGAGAGTGAATGTGGAGGGGCAAGTGAAAACAGTGACAATGTTTTTGTTGATTCAGTTGCTATTGCTTCTGTTTTATCAGCTTGTTCTCGTGTTACAGTTAATGGAGTGACTGAAGGTGCTCATGGGTTTGTTATAAAGAGAGGATTTGATAGTGAAGTGGGTGTTGGCAATACTTTGATAGATGCATATGCAAGGGGTGGCCACGTGGATGTGTCTAGGAAAGTGTTTGATGGAATGATTGAGAAGGACGCAGTTACTTGGAATTCAATTATTGCTATTTATGCACAAAATGGATTGGCTGCTGAGGCTCTGGATGTTTTCGATCAAATGGTAAAGAGTACTGATGTTAAATGCAATGCTGTTACATTGTCTGCTGTTTTGTTAGCCATTGCACATTTAGGAGTCTTGCGTTTGGGCAAGTGTATACATGATCAGGTACTTGAGCTTCCTTTTCCCGTTAAGGGTGATTATTCATCTGTGGATAatgcttaatttatttatttggtttatGTAGGTTATAAAGATGGATTTGGAGGAGAGTGTGATTGTGGGCACTTCTATTATTGACATGTATTGCAAATGCGGGCAAGTGGATCTAGCAAGGAAGGCATTTAATCAGATGAAGGAAAAGAATGTCAGGTCATGGACTGCTATGATTGCTGGTTATGGAATGCATTGTCGTGCCAGAGAAGCTCTGGATCTATTTTATAAGATGATAAAAGCTGGTGTAAGACCAAATTATATTACTTTTGTGTCGGTTCTATCTGCTTGCAGCCATGCTGGTCTTGTACAAGAAGGTTGGCACTGGTTTAATACTATGAGTCATGAGTTTAATATAGAACCTGGGGTTGAGCATTATGGCTGTATGGTTGATCTTCTTGGGCGAGCTGGTAAACTCAAGGAGGCTTATAACTTAATTGAAGGGATGAAGGTGAAACCTGATTTTGTAGTCTGGGGTTCACTTCTGGGGGCTTGTAGGATTCATAAGAATTTAGACCTCGGGGAGATTGCTGCAAAGAAATTGTTTGAATTAGAGCCAAATAATTGTGGGTACCATGTGTTACTCTCTAACATATATGCCAATGCTGGAAGATGGGAAGACGTTGAGAGGACGAGATCACTTATGAAGAATCGTAGACTAGCTAAAACACCTGGATTCAGTTTAGTTGAACTGAGAGGTAAGGTTCATGCATTCTTGGTTGGAGATAAAGAACATCCTCAACATGAGAAGATCTATGAGTATTTGGAGGAACTAAATGTGAAGTTGCAAGAAGTTGGCTATGTAACCGATATGACATCAGTAATTCATGATGTCGatcaggaagagaaggaaatgACGTTGCGAATACATAGTGAAAAGCTGGCTGTTGCTTTCGCAATTATGAACTCGGTTCCTGGAAGTACAATTCGGATCATTAAGAATCTGAGGGTATGTGGTGACTGTCATACGGTAATCAGATTGATCTCGAAGGTTGTTGATCGTGAAATTGTGGTTAGAGATTCTAAgagatttcattatttcaagGATGGTCTGTGCTCATGTGGAGATTATTGGTGACATTTCTATGATTGAAGTGAACTTTATGTAAATGTTAAGCGTAAAATTGTAGTAAATCACAGCTCTGAAAGAAGGTATTGTTTTTCAAGAAATCCATACTGAATTCACTGTGAAGCGCGAATATGTACAAAAGGGTTCAGCTATTGTATAACTTTTTGAGTTTAAGCTGAGGCTAAATGGTACTTATGATGCAGTTCTTACTATATGATAAAGTGTAGACATCAGGGGCAATGAGAGAAGCAAGCAATCTGTCAAGTGTATACAGTAAACTGGGAGCTGTGAGCCCAAAGTGAAATTTGCATGAGCGCCTGCGTTATTGCAATATATGATTATCATTGACTGCAATGTACGTTGTTATAAAGGAGTAAGGAAAGATATTGTCTCAATTGATAGTTGATATAGATTATCATGTTGACCAACCTTCGAAGAATTTGTTTAGAACGGATCCTTCGAAATTGCATAAGCCCATGTCCAATTCTGTAAAGTGGATAATGAATTGACACTGTGCTTTGTTCACCAAAATTTGAACGAATCATGAACAACCAACTTTGAAGAACTTATTGAAGCTTAGTCCACTTAATCGTGAAGTCTGATTGCTTTTCACCTCAACTTTCGAGAATCTGAGATCACTCTGGAGGGCTCTGTTCTGATTTCTTAAGCATTCTATGTGTGCCCTGAGTTTATCgatgatttttctcttttcatcaTTCCTCTTTAACAGCTCGGCTTGCTGCCGCAGACTCTCCTCCATTAGTTTTGTAAGTTGAAATTTTAGCTCATGCCATGTATTCTTCCGCCCAGGACCACCTGTTTCAAACTCTCCAATTGTAGCCTGGCCTTCAGAGCCATTCATCTTCATCTCTTCTTTGTTGGGAAATTCTGTGATTTCTATTTCCTTTTTGTCATCTATGATTTCAGTTTCTTTATTCATAGTCATCTTGCATGGTTCACTTGACATCAATTCATCTGCTAGTCTGTTCAGGTATTCAAAGTGAGAATTAGCACTATTACATTCAACATCAGGAACTTCAACAGCAGATTCAGACTGAGTATCAGATGCCTCGAATTTAGGGTCATCAAAGCCTCCTACAGttcttttttggttgttgCTTGGGTGCCCCATTTTTCTGGAGGAAGAGGATGTAGAAGAAGATCCTGAATGAAGCAAATGATGTGATTTGGACCTCAGCTTGTCACATTGTTCTGCTAGAGCACGGTAAGATCTGTTGAAATCTTCTAGCATTTTTATGAGCTCTGGTTTCCTTCTGTTACGGATATCATCTGTTTCAACTGACATGACTTCCCCTTCTTCCAAAAGGGTCATCATGGCCTTCATCTTCTTTTCTGACTCtgtaaaatatatgaaaaatacataCAAAAGCATAATCAAGATTCAAAAGTCCAGCATACTTCATTAAAGAACCCTCTCCACTGAACCTAAGACCTCAATGCTAGCATATACATGGTCCCTGTATCTGTTTTATCAACTCTCTCTTCTCACCTGGgaaaatgtttatatatatatatatatatatataaacttgatgttttcttaagtaaattaaactaatacTCCAATACATTGCCTTTGAATTTATGGacttttaatttctatcatCCATTATCTTCATTTAATtgcatattattaattgtgaTCGTATCATGATATGCATGCGTACaacagaaagagaaagaaaactGACCTGAGAGAGTTGTCCGAAGCCATAGAGACTGGAGAGGGCTGTCAAGTTTATCTGGACTCCATGAGCAAGAAGAAGACGAGATGTTGTCCATTGAGCCGGTGGTCTCTTCACGAACGGAAAATGAGAAGAATCTCTTGGCCTTCATAATGTAATCAAGGCCTAGACCAAATCAACACGTTAAGAATATTGAATGCCTTAATTGGGGAAGAGATGTTCACGATTCCCATTTCTTATAAAAGGATGTACCTTCTCAAACTCAAATGGATTgtgtatttattgttttgatttttcggTTATGCAGTGCTTGATTTGCTGCTGCTCATTTGCCTTAATTTTCTAatgatgtattattattaattgcaaATTTTTTCTAGAAGAACGTAGGacttgtaattttataaatccaGATGCAGCATGCgcaaatattttcatttttacgtTTTCAAGTCAAAGTCCAATGGTATCCTATCCGAGCCGTTATCATTGACCGGccttttcttttgagttatatTTGGATCAAGAATGTGGTTGTGTTGGGCTCAGCcctatataaaaatattataaatatgctttttttttttgtaacataTAATATGCTTTCATTAAACAGATTAATATAATCTGAAATTATCATCTTTATTTGGTTTAGAAGATTCTAATAAAGATAGTGACATGAACAATCATGAATTGAATGATAGACTGGATCTGCATAGACCGGAAAAGCCATGAAAGATTGAAGGATTGAAGATAACAATTGATTccatgaaaaaggaaaaagaaacgaAGATAACAATTGATTGAGATTAGCGAGCAGTTGACGGAAATTCTCATGCAACTGATTTTGTAGCTTCAGTAACAAATATGggaattatatttaataatttcgaaaatcaaaatcattgtAATAAGGGCCTCATTCTTAAGAACTTTTaggaaaacagaaaaaaaaaattcaatttcacaCCCactttttcttatatttagaacaaaaataaaataatttaaaatttttaaaaataagagaagtaattgaaaaatattaaatttatgatggagtaatctaaaattaaccctaaaaaataatcaaaacagTAATTTAGCAAGTTGTGCAAGTTGAAAAAGGAGAAACAGCATAACCGTGTTGATGTTCCCAAAATATGTCGACGAATATGCCAATCAACCATGACGAATGTGCTTAGCTGGGCCGCCCTGTCTTACAAAGTAAGCGGTAAAAACCTCCAACCCAGATTCATGGCATCAGCAATGTGCTCACATGGCTATCGGTTGTTCAAAATGATTCTTCGGTAAAATTGCCCTTCatgttaaatattttctctccTTTACCTGAGACACAtgattcataatttcatttatatatgcaTTTTGTATAGTAAAATTTGTGACTGAAGGTTTAATATACACAAAACGTAATGTTCAAATCAAACGGGACACGCAGACAAACAAACGGGATtagaattcatttttattagtgCTAATTTTAGAGTTATGTTCCAAAAAGTATGTTCCGaattatatttacaatcaaatcctaatattgaaatttactATACAAAcataatatatgtatttaaaacttttaattgt contains:
- the LOC102619763 gene encoding uncharacterized protein LOC102619763; the encoded protein is MGSNQSVQVLDEDSEEEEDEEEEDDNDNHNTTELLDNQLVKKVLEQEPEMLPCHASASPLSPQLSSLGTPRLGPSIKVWDPYNVLAPPLTPPASVLSRGSLADEDRNVTEVFLVSHGECELNLRPDLVGGRCHVAKLTANGKRQARALAVLLHSQGVRFNAVYSSPLDRARSMALSVCQEMNFAEEQIQSLDALLEMSLGHWEGCLRSEIYTPELLSLIERYQPDFAPPSGESLRQVEFRMVQFLNDTVLGLADKLRADFSAHHQNESQGFLHNSHSLTNSVHDRDGSSLPAPHWDLLHRHRQGLTRKKSGKSRLQFVTTTGDHEVEDEMSPRDSNPQSDLHDLSVRSSSSSMNIMTSCVGVFTHAVPIKCLLTGLLGCSPVMAHKICIEDSSVTVLQHSWRTGWQIKRLNDTAHLRLL
- the LOC102619167 gene encoding pentatricopeptide repeat-containing protein At3g26782, mitochondrial, with protein sequence MKLSKSSSVSSVVSNVDKHSTNTNLTTLFNKYVDKNNVFSWNSVIADLARGGDSVEALRAFSSMRKLSLTPTRSTFPCAIKSCSALHDLHSGKQAHQQAFIFGFHRDVFVSSALIDMYSKCGELSDARKLFDEIPQRIRNIVSWTSMLTGYVQNDNAREALLLFKEFLLEESECGGASENSDNVFVDSVAIASVLSACSRVTVNGVTEGAHGFVIKRGFDSEVGVGNTLIDAYARGGHVDVSRKVFDGMIEKDAVTWNSIIAIYAQNGLAAEALDVFDQMVKSTDVKCNAVTLSAVLLAIAHLGVLRLGKCIHDQVIKMDLEESVIVGTSIIDMYCKCGQVDLARKAFNQMKEKNVRSWTAMIAGYGMHCRAREALDLFYKMIKAGVRPNYITFVSVLSACSHAGLVQEGWHWFNTMSHEFNIEPGVEHYGCMVDLLGRAGKLKEAYNLIEGMKVKPDFVVWGSLLGACRIHKNLDLGEIAAKKLFELEPNNCGYHVLLSNIYANAGRWEDVERTRSLMKNRRLAKTPGFSLVELRGKVHAFLVGDKEHPQHEKIYEYLEELNVKLQEVGYVTDMTSVIHDVDQEEKEMTLRIHSEKLAVAFAIMNSVPGSTIRIIKNLRVCGDCHTVIRLISKVVDREIVVRDSKRFHYFKDGLCSCGDYW
- the LOC102619451 gene encoding uncharacterized protein LOC102619451 produces the protein MASTVSGSSAILLTVIFFLNLHFLCSISEPVISASPAILPYVNAPDMSSFFPSPTSQNSEAFAPAPSSGEFIGKSSSCAAKSDGGLAIIAVRICTVFVMILALC
- the LOC112497160 gene encoding protein NETWORKED 3A-like: MKAKRFFSFSVREETTGSMDNISSSSCSWSPDKLDSPLQSLWLRTTLSESEKKMKAMMTLLEEGEVMSVETDDIRNRRKPELIKMLEDFNRSYRALAEQCDKLRSKSHHLLHSGSSSTSSSSRKMGHPSNNQKRTVGGFDDPKFEASDTQSESAVEVPDVECNSANSHFEYLNRLADELMSSEPCKMTMNKETEIIDDKKEIEITEFPNKEEMKMNGSEGQATIGEFETGGPGRKNTWHELKFQLTKLMEESLRQQAELLKRNDEKRKIIDKLRAHIECLRNQNRALQSDLRFSKVEVKSNQTSRLSGLSFNKFFKVGCS